Proteins from one Aureimonas sp. SA4125 genomic window:
- a CDS encoding rhodanese-like domain-containing protein has translation MADAYAGDVTVATCWDVLSQDAGAYLVDVRTRAEWTYVGFPLLPDGRPPLFQEWQTFPSMSVDADFAVTLAAHLAEAGATKESKVYFLCRSGVRSIASATALTAAGFTQCFNVLDGFEGPPDGEGHRGTAAGWKAEGLPWTQR, from the coding sequence ATGGCCGATGCCTATGCGGGGGATGTCACCGTCGCGACATGCTGGGACGTCCTCAGTCAGGATGCCGGAGCCTATCTCGTCGATGTCCGGACCCGGGCAGAGTGGACCTATGTCGGTTTCCCGCTGCTGCCGGACGGACGTCCACCCCTGTTCCAGGAATGGCAGACCTTTCCCTCGATGAGCGTCGATGCGGATTTCGCCGTGACACTCGCCGCGCACCTTGCCGAAGCCGGGGCGACCAAGGAGTCGAAGGTCTACTTCCTGTGCCGCTCGGGCGTGCGCAGCATCGCCAGCGCCACGGCCCTCACGGCAGCCGGTTTCACCCAGTGTTTCAATGTCCTCGACGGCTTCGAGGGGCCACCCGATGGCGAGGGCCATCGCGGGACGGCAGCGGGCTGGAAGGCCGAAGGCCTGCCCTGGACGCAGCGATGA